A single window of Undibacterium sp. 5I1 DNA harbors:
- a CDS encoding FAD/FMN-binding oxidoreductase, producing MNAPAQIQALLSDLAPGATPTRVREIPYNYTSFSDREIVIRLLGEDAWDLLDKLRGKRQTGRSARMLYEVLGDIWVVRRNPYLQDDMLDNPKRRQALIDALNHRLAEVEKRRLSTINDDDGERSNSVEILVQAARKAVAQFAKEFRDTYDLRKRSNKLLAKYTAKDNIKFDGLSRVSHVTDATDWRVEYPFVVLTPDTEDEMAGLVKCCITLGLTIIPRGGGTGYTGGAIPLTPLSAVINTEKLEQLGAVEMTMLPGVDREYATIYSGAGVVTKRVSDAADKAGFVFAVDPTSAEASCVGGNVAMNAGGKKAVLWGTALDNLASWKMVDPNGDWLEVTRLEHNLGKIHDVAVAKFKLEWSHPGEKTPFKTEQLDIPGRTFRKEGLGKDVTDKFLAGLPGVQKEGCDGLITSARWILHKMPKFTRTVCLEFFGQARDAIPSIVEIKDYLDGLPKKGGENFSTLRLAGLEHLDERYLRAVGYTTKSKRGVLPKMALFGDIVGDDENAVAQAASEVVRMANTRVGEGFVAVSPEARKKFWLDRAKTAAISKHTNAFKINEDVVIPLDRMGEYTDGIERINIELSIQNKLAMLEQLQAFFVKGNLPLGKSEDADGDDISANELLEDRVLQAKSLLAATHARWTYLLTQLDKPLRDARDELVALELDKLAFVFDERLQVQTDATVFSIVQDRTIRVSWKQEVRAHLRQIFNGSAFKLILDECSAIHKKILRSRVFVALHMHAGDGNVHTNLPVNSDDYEMLQVAHHAVARIMVLARSLNGVISGEHGIGITKLEFLTEDEIKDFRSYKLRIDPEGRFNKGKLLNLPEFAADLRNAYTPSFGLMGHESLIMQQSDIGAIANSVKDCLRCGKCKPVCATHVPRANLLYSPRNKILATSLLVEAFLYEEQTRRGISIKHWEEFEDVADHCTVCHKCLTPCPVDIDFGDVSMNMRNLLRKMDKKSFNPGTASAMFFLNAKDPATIKAARQVIFGWGVAAQRLGNTVLKQLAKKQTKAPPASLGKPAMKEQVIHFINKKMPGNLPKKTARALLDIEDDKIIPIIRDPKTTTADTEAVFYFPGCGSERLFSQVGLATQAMLWNVGVQTVLPPGYLCCGYPQRSAGQFDKAEKMITDNRVLFHRMANTLNYLDIKTVVVSCGTCYDQLATYQFDKIFPGCRIIDIHEFLLEKGMKLEGVNGTRYMYHDPCHTPMKLQDPLKTVNALITTIDNVKIEKNDRCCGEAGTLAVSRPDISTQIRFRKEEEMLKGADKLRADGFAGDVKILTSCPACLQGLTRYDEDSGTTADYIVVEMAKHVLGDNWLPDYVARANNGGIERVLV from the coding sequence ATGAACGCTCCAGCACAAATTCAAGCTCTACTTTCTGACCTCGCTCCCGGCGCTACGCCTACCCGCGTGCGCGAAATTCCTTATAACTACACATCGTTTTCAGATCGCGAAATTGTGATCCGCCTGTTGGGCGAAGATGCCTGGGATTTGCTGGACAAGCTGCGTGGTAAGCGCCAAACAGGACGTTCTGCCCGTATGCTCTATGAAGTGCTAGGCGATATCTGGGTGGTGCGCCGCAATCCGTATTTGCAAGACGACATGCTGGACAATCCTAAGCGTCGCCAAGCCCTGATCGATGCGCTAAATCACCGTCTGGCGGAAGTGGAAAAGCGTCGCCTCAGCACGATTAATGATGATGACGGCGAGCGCAGCAACAGCGTAGAAATTTTGGTGCAGGCAGCGCGCAAAGCTGTCGCCCAATTCGCCAAAGAATTCCGCGATACCTATGACTTGCGCAAGCGTTCCAATAAGCTGTTGGCAAAATACACTGCAAAAGACAATATCAAATTTGATGGTTTATCCCGCGTGTCGCATGTGACGGATGCCACAGACTGGCGCGTCGAATACCCGTTTGTCGTGCTCACGCCAGATACCGAAGATGAGATGGCGGGGCTGGTCAAATGCTGTATCACCTTGGGTCTGACCATCATTCCGCGCGGCGGTGGCACCGGCTATACAGGCGGTGCGATTCCGCTTACGCCATTGTCAGCGGTGATCAATACCGAAAAATTAGAGCAATTAGGCGCGGTCGAAATGACGATGTTGCCTGGTGTTGATCGTGAATACGCCACGATTTATTCCGGTGCCGGCGTCGTGACCAAGCGGGTCTCGGATGCCGCTGACAAAGCAGGTTTTGTATTTGCAGTTGATCCGACCTCGGCAGAAGCCTCCTGCGTAGGCGGCAATGTCGCCATGAATGCAGGCGGTAAAAAAGCGGTTTTATGGGGCACTGCGCTGGATAATCTGGCCTCTTGGAAAATGGTCGACCCCAACGGCGATTGGCTGGAAGTCACACGACTTGAACACAATCTCGGCAAGATTCATGATGTTGCAGTAGCTAAGTTCAAACTGGAATGGTCTCATCCTGGCGAAAAAACGCCGTTTAAAACCGAGCAGTTAGATATCCCTGGTCGCACTTTCCGCAAAGAGGGTTTAGGCAAAGATGTGACCGATAAATTTCTGGCGGGTTTGCCTGGTGTACAAAAAGAAGGCTGCGACGGTCTGATCACGTCGGCGCGCTGGATTTTGCATAAGATGCCTAAATTTACCCGTACGGTTTGTCTGGAGTTTTTCGGTCAGGCACGGGACGCGATTCCGAGTATTGTCGAGATCAAAGATTATCTTGATGGCTTGCCAAAAAAGGGAGGCGAGAATTTCTCGACCCTGCGTCTGGCTGGCTTAGAACATCTGGACGAGCGCTACCTGCGCGCCGTTGGTTACACCACCAAATCCAAACGTGGCGTCTTGCCCAAGATGGCCTTGTTTGGCGATATTGTCGGCGATGATGAAAACGCTGTAGCGCAGGCTGCATCAGAAGTCGTGCGTATGGCGAACACCCGTGTGGGTGAAGGTTTCGTCGCAGTCAGTCCGGAAGCCCGTAAAAAATTCTGGCTTGATCGCGCTAAAACTGCGGCGATTTCTAAGCATACCAACGCCTTTAAAATTAACGAAGACGTAGTTATTCCGCTGGATCGTATGGGCGAATATACCGATGGTATTGAACGCATCAATATTGAATTATCGATCCAGAATAAGTTGGCGATGCTGGAGCAATTGCAGGCGTTTTTCGTCAAAGGCAATCTGCCGTTGGGTAAAAGCGAAGATGCCGATGGTGACGATATTTCTGCTAACGAATTACTGGAAGATCGCGTATTGCAGGCCAAGAGTTTGCTCGCTGCTACGCATGCACGTTGGACGTATTTATTAACCCAGCTCGACAAACCTTTGCGTGATGCACGGGATGAACTGGTTGCGCTGGAACTGGATAAGCTCGCCTTCGTCTTTGATGAGCGCCTGCAAGTACAAACTGATGCGACGGTATTTAGTATTGTGCAAGACCGGACAATTCGCGTCTCTTGGAAGCAAGAAGTCCGTGCGCATTTACGTCAGATTTTTAATGGCAGCGCGTTTAAATTGATCCTGGATGAATGCAGCGCGATTCATAAAAAAATCTTGCGCAGCCGTGTCTTCGTGGCTTTGCATATGCATGCAGGTGACGGCAATGTGCATACCAATTTACCTGTCAATTCCGACGATTACGAGATGCTGCAAGTGGCGCATCATGCCGTTGCCCGCATCATGGTGCTCGCGCGTTCGTTGAATGGTGTGATCTCCGGCGAACACGGTATCGGCATCACCAAGCTAGAGTTCTTGACGGAAGATGAGATCAAGGATTTCCGCTCGTACAAATTACGGATTGATCCGGAAGGGCGCTTTAACAAAGGCAAATTGCTTAACCTGCCGGAGTTTGCTGCCGACCTGCGTAATGCTTATACGCCGTCATTCGGATTGATGGGGCACGAGTCACTGATCATGCAACAAAGTGATATCGGTGCGATTGCCAATAGTGTCAAGGATTGTCTGCGTTGCGGTAAGTGCAAACCAGTGTGCGCCACCCACGTGCCGCGGGCAAATTTGCTGTACTCACCACGGAACAAAATTCTGGCAACATCCCTGCTGGTCGAAGCCTTTTTGTATGAAGAGCAGACCCGTCGCGGTATCTCGATCAAGCACTGGGAAGAATTTGAAGATGTAGCCGACCATTGCACGGTTTGCCATAAATGTCTGACGCCGTGTCCGGTCGATATTGACTTTGGCGATGTCTCGATGAACATGCGCAATTTGCTGCGTAAGATGGATAAAAAATCCTTTAATCCAGGCACTGCATCAGCGATGTTTTTCCTCAACGCGAAAGACCCTGCGACGATTAAAGCTGCCCGTCAGGTGATTTTTGGCTGGGGTGTTGCGGCACAACGCTTGGGTAATACGGTACTTAAGCAATTAGCGAAAAAACAGACTAAGGCACCGCCGGCATCCTTGGGTAAGCCTGCGATGAAAGAGCAGGTGATTCACTTTATCAATAAGAAAATGCCAGGCAATTTGCCGAAGAAAACGGCACGGGCTTTATTAGATATTGAGGACGATAAAATCATCCCAATCATTCGCGACCCCAAAACTACGACGGCAGATACTGAGGCAGTATTTTATTTCCCTGGTTGCGGATCGGAGCGCCTGTTCTCACAAGTTGGTCTGGCGACCCAGGCGATGTTGTGGAATGTCGGTGTGCAAACCGTGCTGCCACCGGGTTATTTGTGCTGCGGTTATCCGCAACGCAGTGCCGGGCAATTCGACAAAGCCGAGAAGATGATCACAGACAACCGCGTCCTTTTCCACCGGATGGCAAACACGCTGAATTACCTCGATATTAAAACTGTGGTGGTTTCTTGTGGTACTTGCTATGACCAATTGGCGACCTACCAGTTTGATAAAATTTTTCCGGGCTGCCGCATTATCGACATTCATGAATTTTTGTTGGAAAAAGGGATGAAGCTGGAAGGTGTCAATGGTACGCGCTATATGTATCACGACCCTTGCCATACGCCGATGAAGCTACAAGATCCGCTTAAAACCGTGAACGCGCTGATTACGACCATTGATAACGTGAAGATTGAAAAGAACGACCGTTGCTGTGGTGAGGCCGGCACGCTGGCAGTATCGCGGCCGGATATTTCGACGCAAATCCGTTTCCGTAAAGAAGAAGAAATGCTCAAAGGTGCGGATAAATTGCGCGCCGATGGTTTTGCCGGCGATGTGAAAATCCTGACTTCTTGCCCAGCCTGTTTGCAAGGCTTAACCCGCTACGATGAAGACTCCGGCACGACCGCAGACTACATCGTGGTCGAAATGGCCAAACATGTGTTGGGTGACAACTGGTTGCCAGATTATGTGGCGCGCGCCAACAACGGCGGTATCGAACGAGTATTGGTCTGA
- a CDS encoding HIT family protein, translated as MKTAPACELCDPQTGEVIFASQRWRVLLVDDANYPGFCRVVWNDHIKEMTDLPAAERHEVMDAVWHVEWAIREVMQPHKINLASFGNMVPHLHWHIIPRYTDDLHFPNPVWAQAKVTADAQDESALLTISARQALLPGLKVAIINRLSQNSEN; from the coding sequence CTGAAGACGGCGCCAGCATGCGAGTTGTGCGATCCTCAAACTGGGGAGGTGATTTTTGCCAGTCAGCGGTGGCGAGTATTGCTGGTCGATGATGCCAATTACCCGGGTTTTTGTCGCGTGGTGTGGAATGACCATATCAAAGAAATGACGGATTTGCCGGCAGCAGAACGCCATGAAGTGATGGATGCCGTCTGGCATGTCGAGTGGGCGATCCGTGAGGTAATGCAGCCACATAAAATCAACTTAGCCAGCTTTGGCAATATGGTGCCGCATTTGCATTGGCATATTATTCCGCGCTACACCGACGATCTGCATTTCCCGAATCCGGTATGGGCGCAGGCAAAAGTGACCGCCGATGCGCAGGACGAATCAGCTCTGCTGACCATCAGCGCCAGACAGGCTTTATTGCCCGGATTGAAGGTCGCGATTATTAATCGTTTATCCCAAAACAGCGAAAATTAA
- a CDS encoding DUF971 domain-containing protein → MTGSKQSIPTPIPTALNVRTQSRVLEVHFDDGKEFTLPFELLRVYSPSAEVRGHGVGQETLQTGKRDVTLTALEPVGNYAVQPHFSDTHNSGIFSWDYLYWLGENQASLWLDYMTRLHVAGYPDDTGRDAPMQDKQASACGHQH, encoded by the coding sequence ATGACAGGCTCCAAACAAAGTATCCCGACACCAATCCCCACGGCATTAAATGTACGTACTCAATCACGCGTGTTGGAGGTTCATTTTGACGACGGCAAAGAATTTACCTTGCCATTTGAATTGCTAAGGGTGTATTCGCCTTCCGCTGAAGTACGCGGCCATGGCGTCGGGCAAGAGACCCTACAAACCGGCAAGCGCGACGTGACGTTGACGGCGCTTGAGCCCGTTGGCAATTACGCGGTACAGCCACATTTCTCCGACACCCACAATAGCGGGATTTTTAGCTGGGATTATCTGTATTGGCTGGGCGAAAATCAGGCATCACTCTGGCTGGATTACATGACGCGATTGCATGTAGCAGGTTATCCAGATGACACTGGCCGCGATGCGCCTATGCAAGACAAGCAAGCAAGTGCCTGCGGTCATCAACATTGA
- the ubiE gene encoding bifunctional demethylmenaquinone methyltransferase/2-methoxy-6-polyprenyl-1,4-benzoquinol methylase UbiE gives MTNTTHFGYTTVEEDQKVHKVAEVFHSVAAKYDVMNDLMSAGLHRAWKIFTIAQAGVRPGFKVLDIAGGTGDLAKEFVKQAGRTGEVWHTDINESMLRVGRDRLLNKGLITPTLLCDAEKLPFPDNYFDRVSVAFGLRNMTHKDQALAEMQRVLKPGGKLLVLEFSKVPEVMQKPYDLYSFKVLPWLGQKIANDADSYRYLAESIRMHPDQVTLKGMMQDAGLDRVQYFNLTAGVAALHTGIKL, from the coding sequence ATGACCAATACCACTCATTTCGGATACACCACCGTAGAAGAAGATCAAAAAGTACACAAAGTGGCGGAGGTTTTTCACTCAGTTGCCGCTAAGTACGATGTGATGAATGACCTGATGTCGGCGGGCTTGCACCGCGCATGGAAAATTTTTACGATTGCCCAGGCTGGCGTGCGACCAGGCTTCAAAGTGCTGGACATTGCTGGCGGCACAGGTGATCTCGCCAAAGAGTTTGTCAAGCAAGCTGGCAGGACAGGCGAGGTCTGGCATACCGACATCAATGAGTCCATGTTGCGAGTCGGTCGTGATCGCCTCTTGAATAAAGGCTTGATTACCCCAACATTACTTTGTGACGCAGAAAAATTGCCTTTTCCTGATAATTACTTTGATCGCGTGAGTGTGGCATTCGGTTTGCGGAATATGACGCACAAAGATCAGGCATTGGCAGAAATGCAGCGAGTACTAAAACCGGGCGGCAAATTGCTGGTGCTGGAATTTTCTAAAGTGCCGGAAGTGATGCAAAAGCCTTACGATCTGTACTCTTTCAAGGTGCTGCCTTGGTTGGGACAAAAGATTGCGAATGATGCTGACAGTTATCGTTATCTGGCTGAATCAATCCGTATGCACCCTGATCAGGTGACTTTGAAGGGCATGATGCAAGACGCTGGTCTAGATCGCGTGCAGTATTTTAATTTAACGGCAGGTGTGGCCGCTCTCCACACTGGTATCAAACTCTAG
- a CDS encoding Tim44 domain-containing protein: MNKIFNKAVVSIMLVAGALAMTVSDADAKRLGGGGSIGRQSSNVSRQAAPPANNPGSNLNQTKPAAPAAAPAPGAVPPKPASPWKGIVGGLIGGALLGAMFSHFGLGGALGGALGSILTIALLAFAVIFIIRMFRRNSGNNGSSSAPSAFSQPSYAGVPSNTPEIGSRIEPATQTSSFNTSAAAPVAAAPWGVPADFDVPAFLRNSKTYFIRLQAAWDKADISDIREFTSTEMYAEIKLQIQERGASPNVTDVVSIDAELMGLETVGNDYLASVKFSGMIKEAANAPAEAFNEVWNLSKPINGQGGWVLAGIQQL; encoded by the coding sequence ATGAACAAGATTTTTAATAAAGCAGTCGTTTCCATCATGCTGGTTGCAGGTGCACTGGCAATGACCGTATCTGACGCAGATGCTAAGCGTTTGGGCGGCGGCGGGTCGATTGGACGTCAGTCTAGTAATGTGTCGCGCCAGGCTGCGCCACCAGCTAATAATCCAGGCAGTAATTTGAATCAAACTAAACCGGCTGCACCAGCCGCAGCACCAGCGCCGGGCGCAGTTCCACCAAAGCCAGCTAGTCCTTGGAAAGGGATTGTAGGCGGCTTGATTGGTGGCGCCTTGTTAGGTGCGATGTTCTCGCATTTTGGTCTGGGCGGTGCTTTAGGCGGCGCATTAGGTTCCATCCTGACAATCGCTTTATTGGCTTTTGCAGTGATATTTATTATCAGAATGTTCCGCCGCAATAGTGGTAATAATGGAAGCAGCTCAGCACCATCGGCGTTTTCGCAACCATCTTATGCAGGAGTCCCTTCTAACACACCAGAAATCGGCTCCCGTATTGAACCTGCTACGCAAACAAGTTCCTTTAACACTTCCGCGGCAGCACCTGTGGCCGCTGCACCGTGGGGCGTTCCGGCAGATTTTGATGTGCCAGCATTTTTGCGTAATTCAAAAACCTACTTCATCCGTCTGCAAGCGGCATGGGATAAAGCCGATATTAGCGATATCCGCGAATTCACCTCGACTGAGATGTATGCAGAAATCAAACTGCAAATTCAGGAGCGTGGCGCTAGCCCGAATGTGACCGATGTGGTGTCGATCGATGCCGAGTTAATGGGTCTGGAAACGGTGGGCAATGATTACCTTGCCAGCGTCAAGTTCAGCGGTATGATCAAAGAGGCAGCTAATGCGCCGGCAGAAGCGTTTAATGAAGTCTGGAACTTGTCTAAACCTATCAACGGTCAAGGCGGTTGGGTATTGGCCGGTATTCAGCAGCTTTGA
- a CDS encoding ubiquinone biosynthesis accessory factor UbiJ has translation MTYTLPIVLFINHLLAQENWAKSELLPHAGKIACIDLQAFTIRLKITSDGMVESLAPDPVELKAEADVASQAERNNVTIRLQLSDLPLIAQNRERAFSYVKIEGDADFANTISHLSQHLRWEAEDDLSKLFGDIAAVRMVSGARSLMQAAKETHQKIQENLAEYFLEENPMLVRPAAVTAMGTEINKLRDDAERLIKRLEKLERLR, from the coding sequence ATGACATATACGCTTCCTATCGTTCTCTTCATCAATCATTTGCTGGCACAGGAAAACTGGGCTAAGAGCGAGCTATTACCTCACGCGGGAAAAATTGCCTGCATCGATTTGCAGGCATTTACAATCCGCCTAAAAATAACTTCTGATGGCATGGTGGAGTCCCTCGCACCTGATCCGGTCGAGCTTAAAGCTGAAGCTGATGTTGCTAGTCAGGCTGAGCGCAACAACGTCACCATCCGTCTTCAGCTCAGCGATCTGCCTTTGATCGCCCAAAATCGTGAGCGCGCTTTTTCTTATGTCAAGATAGAAGGCGATGCCGACTTTGCTAATACGATTTCTCATCTAAGTCAGCATTTGCGCTGGGAGGCAGAAGATGATCTGAGCAAATTGTTTGGAGATATCGCCGCGGTCCGCATGGTATCTGGCGCACGCAGTCTGATGCAGGCTGCTAAAGAGACGCATCAAAAAATCCAGGAAAATCTTGCCGAGTATTTTCTCGAAGAAAACCCGATGTTAGTCCGTCCAGCGGCAGTTACCGCGATGGGGACAGAAATCAATAAGTTACGTGATGATGCAGAACGTCTCATCAAGCGCTTAGAAAAATTAGAAAGGTTGCGTTGA